One genomic window of Struthio camelus isolate bStrCam1 chromosome 1, bStrCam1.hap1, whole genome shotgun sequence includes the following:
- the LOC138065831 gene encoding PHD finger protein 7-like isoform X3 — protein MKRKAPDSREEACVLCRRADSDPDKYGEKRRQDGLCAHENCLYLASGLPVRGTNELGANKFLPADIRRAVKRATRKRCYVCGERGATISCRQKGCKRSFHFPCGCEDGCVSQFFGQRRSFCREHRPEQTVQVQQDGETSCVICLEPVEEQLSHHTLCPQCNDRETFLWEMSAMGIRVPLRQPTWEAEGAFAELNERHSRCDASRCLSARGREEAAEEGPWELLLCCSCAARGTHRRCSALRPTTATWECDDCAGLGTASSAQSGPATSSSSSSQAASSPSSQAPASSSRAGRTGPERRPGRSRLRRRSQHPYSRP, from the exons CGTGCGTGCTGTGTCGCCGGGCCGATTCCGACCCAGATAAGTATGGGGAGAAACGGCGGCAGGACGGTCTCTGCGCCCATGAGAACTGCCTG tatcttGCCAGCGGGCTCCCTGTGAGAGGCACCAACGAGCTGGGAGCCAACAAGTTCCTTCCGGCGGATATCAGGCGGGCAGTGAAGCGGGCAACTCGGAAG cgCTGCTACGTCTGTGGTGAGCGGGGAGCCACCATTAGCTGCCGGCAGAAGGGCTGCAAGCGCAGCTTCCACTTCCCCTGCGGCTGCGAAGATGGCTGCGTCTCGCAGTTCTTTGGGCAGCGCAG GTCCTTCTGCCGGGAACATCGCCCAGAACAAACAGTGCAGGTGCAGCAGGATGGGGAGACCTCCTGCGTCATTTGTCTGGAGCCCGTGGAGGAACAGCTCTCCCACCACACTCTG TGCCCGCAGTGTAACGACAGGGAGACCTTCCTGTGGGAAATGTCTGCCATGGGGATCCGAGTGCCCCTCCG ACAACCCACCTGGGAGGCAGAGGGGGCCTTTGCTGAGCTCAATGAGAGGCACAGCCGCTGTGACGCCAGCCGGTGCCTTTCTGCGCgaggcagagaagaggcagcagaagaggG GCCGTGGGAGCTGCTCCTGTGCTGCTCCTGTGCTGCCAGAGGCACGCACCGACGCTGCTCCGCCTTGAGGCCCACCACAGCCACGTGGGAGTGTGACGACTGTGCGGGTCTGGGCACTG cctcCAGCGCGCAGTCGGGGCCggccacctccagcagcagcagcagccaagcggcatcatcccccagctcccaggctcCTGCGAGCAGCAGCCGGGCAGGCCGGACTGGGCCAGAGCGAAGGCCAGGCCGCTCGCGGTTAAGGCGCCGCTCACAACATCCCTACAGCCGGCCCTGA
- the LOC138065831 gene encoding PHD finger protein 7-like isoform X1, which translates to MKRKAPDSREEACVLCRRADSDPDKYGEKRRQDGLCAHENCLYLASGLPVRGTNELGANKFLPADIRRAVKRATRKRCYVCGERGATISCRQKGCKRSFHFPCGCEDGCVSQFFGQRRSFCREHRPEQTVQVQQDGETSCVICLEPVEEQLSHHTLVCPACRHAWFHRGCIQQQALSAGFFCLQCPQCNDRETFLWEMSAMGIRVPLRQPTWEAEGAFAELNERHSRCDASRCLSARGREEAAEEGPWELLLCCSCAARGTHRRCSALRPTTATWECDDCAGLGTASSAQSGPATSSSSSSQAASSPSSQAPASSSRAGRTGPERRPGRSRLRRRSQHPYSRP; encoded by the exons CGTGCGTGCTGTGTCGCCGGGCCGATTCCGACCCAGATAAGTATGGGGAGAAACGGCGGCAGGACGGTCTCTGCGCCCATGAGAACTGCCTG tatcttGCCAGCGGGCTCCCTGTGAGAGGCACCAACGAGCTGGGAGCCAACAAGTTCCTTCCGGCGGATATCAGGCGGGCAGTGAAGCGGGCAACTCGGAAG cgCTGCTACGTCTGTGGTGAGCGGGGAGCCACCATTAGCTGCCGGCAGAAGGGCTGCAAGCGCAGCTTCCACTTCCCCTGCGGCTGCGAAGATGGCTGCGTCTCGCAGTTCTTTGGGCAGCGCAG GTCCTTCTGCCGGGAACATCGCCCAGAACAAACAGTGCAGGTGCAGCAGGATGGGGAGACCTCCTGCGTCATTTGTCTGGAGCCCGTGGAGGAACAGCTCTCCCACCACACTCTGGTGTGCCCTGCGTGTAGGCACGCGTGGTTCCATCGGGGCTGCATCCAG CAACAGGCTCTCAGCGCTGGCTTCTTCTGCTTGCAGTGCCCGCAGTGTAACGACAGGGAGACCTTCCTGTGGGAAATGTCTGCCATGGGGATCCGAGTGCCCCTCCG ACAACCCACCTGGGAGGCAGAGGGGGCCTTTGCTGAGCTCAATGAGAGGCACAGCCGCTGTGACGCCAGCCGGTGCCTTTCTGCGCgaggcagagaagaggcagcagaagaggG GCCGTGGGAGCTGCTCCTGTGCTGCTCCTGTGCTGCCAGAGGCACGCACCGACGCTGCTCCGCCTTGAGGCCCACCACAGCCACGTGGGAGTGTGACGACTGTGCGGGTCTGGGCACTG cctcCAGCGCGCAGTCGGGGCCggccacctccagcagcagcagcagccaagcggcatcatcccccagctcccaggctcCTGCGAGCAGCAGCCGGGCAGGCCGGACTGGGCCAGAGCGAAGGCCAGGCCGCTCGCGGTTAAGGCGCCGCTCACAACATCCCTACAGCCGGCCCTGA
- the LOC138065831 gene encoding PHD finger protein 7-like isoform X2 → MKRKAPDSREEACVLCRRADSDPDKYGEKRRQDGLCAHENCLYLASGLPVRGTNELGANKFLPADIRRAVKRATRKRCYVCGERGATISCRQKGCKRSFHFPCGCEDGCVSQFFGQRRSFCREHRPEQTVQVQQDGETSCVICLEPVEEQLSHHTLVCPACRHAWFHRGCIQCPQCNDRETFLWEMSAMGIRVPLRQPTWEAEGAFAELNERHSRCDASRCLSARGREEAAEEGPWELLLCCSCAARGTHRRCSALRPTTATWECDDCAGLGTASSAQSGPATSSSSSSQAASSPSSQAPASSSRAGRTGPERRPGRSRLRRRSQHPYSRP, encoded by the exons CGTGCGTGCTGTGTCGCCGGGCCGATTCCGACCCAGATAAGTATGGGGAGAAACGGCGGCAGGACGGTCTCTGCGCCCATGAGAACTGCCTG tatcttGCCAGCGGGCTCCCTGTGAGAGGCACCAACGAGCTGGGAGCCAACAAGTTCCTTCCGGCGGATATCAGGCGGGCAGTGAAGCGGGCAACTCGGAAG cgCTGCTACGTCTGTGGTGAGCGGGGAGCCACCATTAGCTGCCGGCAGAAGGGCTGCAAGCGCAGCTTCCACTTCCCCTGCGGCTGCGAAGATGGCTGCGTCTCGCAGTTCTTTGGGCAGCGCAG GTCCTTCTGCCGGGAACATCGCCCAGAACAAACAGTGCAGGTGCAGCAGGATGGGGAGACCTCCTGCGTCATTTGTCTGGAGCCCGTGGAGGAACAGCTCTCCCACCACACTCTGGTGTGCCCTGCGTGTAGGCACGCGTGGTTCCATCGGGGCTGCATCCAG TGCCCGCAGTGTAACGACAGGGAGACCTTCCTGTGGGAAATGTCTGCCATGGGGATCCGAGTGCCCCTCCG ACAACCCACCTGGGAGGCAGAGGGGGCCTTTGCTGAGCTCAATGAGAGGCACAGCCGCTGTGACGCCAGCCGGTGCCTTTCTGCGCgaggcagagaagaggcagcagaagaggG GCCGTGGGAGCTGCTCCTGTGCTGCTCCTGTGCTGCCAGAGGCACGCACCGACGCTGCTCCGCCTTGAGGCCCACCACAGCCACGTGGGAGTGTGACGACTGTGCGGGTCTGGGCACTG cctcCAGCGCGCAGTCGGGGCCggccacctccagcagcagcagcagccaagcggcatcatcccccagctcccaggctcCTGCGAGCAGCAGCCGGGCAGGCCGGACTGGGCCAGAGCGAAGGCCAGGCCGCTCGCGGTTAAGGCGCCGCTCACAACATCCCTACAGCCGGCCCTGA
- the LOC138065832 gene encoding PHD finger protein 7-like isoform X1 has product MKRKAPDSREEACVLCRRADSDPDKYGEKRRQDGLCAHENCLYLASGLPVRGTNELGANKFLPADIRRAVKRATRKRCYVCGERGATISCRQKGCKRSFHFPCGCEDGCVSQFFGQRRSFCREHRPEQTVQVQQDGETSCVICLEPVEEQLSHHTLVCPACRHAWFHRGCIQQQALSAGFFCLQCPQCNDRETFLWEMSAMGIRVPLRQPTWEAEGAFAELNERHSRCDASRCLSARGREEAAEEGPWELLLCCSCAARGTHRRCSALRPTTATWECDDCAGLGTASSAQSGPATSSSSSSQAASSPSSQAPASSSRAGRTGPERRPGRSRLRRRSQHPYSRP; this is encoded by the exons ATGAAGCGCAAGGCCCCCGACTCGAGGGAGGAgg CGTGCGTGCTGTGTCGCCGGGCCGATTCCGACCCAGATAAGTATGGGGAGAAACGGCGGCAGGACGGTCTCTGCGCCCATGAGAACTGCCTG tatcttGCCAGCGGGCTCCCTGTGAGAGGCACCAACGAGCTGGGAGCCAACAAGTTCCTTCCGGCGGATATCAGGCGGGCAGTGAAGCGGGCAACTCGGAAG cgCTGCTACGTCTGTGGTGAGCGGGGAGCCACCATTAGCTGCCGGCAGAAGGGCTGCAAGCGCAGCTTCCACTTCCCCTGCGGCTGCGAAGATGGCTGCGTCTCGCAGTTCTTTGGGCAGCGCAG GTCCTTCTGCCGGGAACATCGCCCAGAACAAACAGTGCAGGTGCAGCAGGATGGGGAGACCTCCTGCGTCATTTGTCTGGAGCCCGTGGAGGAACAGCTCTCCCACCACACTCTGGTGTGCCCTGCGTGTAGGCACGCGTGGTTCCATCGGGGCTGCATCCAG CAACAGGCTCTCAGCGCTGGCTTCTTCTGCTTGCAGTGCCCACAGTGTAACGACAGGGAGACCTTCCTGTGGGAAATGTCTGCCATGGGGATCCGAGTGCCCCTCCG ACAACCCACCTGGGAGGCAGAGGGGGCCTTTGCTGAGCTCAATGAGAGGCACAGCCGCTGTGACGCCAGCCGGTGCCTTTCTGCGCgaggcagagaagaggcagcagaagaggG GCCGTGGGAGCTGCTCCTGTGCTGCTCCTGTGCTGCCAGAGGCACGCACCGACGCTGCTCCGCCTTGAGGCCCACCACAGCCACGTGGGAGTGTGACGACTGTGCGGGTCTGGGCACTG cctcCAGCGCGCAGTCGGGGCCggccacctccagcagcagcagcagccaagcggcatcatcccccagctcccaggctcCTGCGAGCAGCAGCCGGGCAGGCCGGACTGGGCCAGAGCGAAGGCCAGGCCGCTCGCGGTTAAGGCGCCGCTCACAACATCCCTACAGCCGGCCCTGA
- the LOC138065832 gene encoding PHD finger protein 7-like isoform X2 — translation MKRKAPDSREEACVLCRRADSDPDKYGEKRRQDGLCAHENCLYLASGLPVRGTNELGANKFLPADIRRAVKRATRKRCYVCGERGATISCRQKGCKRSFHFPCGCEDGCVSQFFGQRRSFCREHRPEQTVQVQQDGETSCVICLEPVEEQLSHHTLVCPACRHAWFHRGCIQCPQCNDRETFLWEMSAMGIRVPLRQPTWEAEGAFAELNERHSRCDASRCLSARGREEAAEEGPWELLLCCSCAARGTHRRCSALRPTTATWECDDCAGLGTASSAQSGPATSSSSSSQAASSPSSQAPASSSRAGRTGPERRPGRSRLRRRSQHPYSRP, via the exons ATGAAGCGCAAGGCCCCCGACTCGAGGGAGGAgg CGTGCGTGCTGTGTCGCCGGGCCGATTCCGACCCAGATAAGTATGGGGAGAAACGGCGGCAGGACGGTCTCTGCGCCCATGAGAACTGCCTG tatcttGCCAGCGGGCTCCCTGTGAGAGGCACCAACGAGCTGGGAGCCAACAAGTTCCTTCCGGCGGATATCAGGCGGGCAGTGAAGCGGGCAACTCGGAAG cgCTGCTACGTCTGTGGTGAGCGGGGAGCCACCATTAGCTGCCGGCAGAAGGGCTGCAAGCGCAGCTTCCACTTCCCCTGCGGCTGCGAAGATGGCTGCGTCTCGCAGTTCTTTGGGCAGCGCAG GTCCTTCTGCCGGGAACATCGCCCAGAACAAACAGTGCAGGTGCAGCAGGATGGGGAGACCTCCTGCGTCATTTGTCTGGAGCCCGTGGAGGAACAGCTCTCCCACCACACTCTGGTGTGCCCTGCGTGTAGGCACGCGTGGTTCCATCGGGGCTGCATCCAG TGCCCACAGTGTAACGACAGGGAGACCTTCCTGTGGGAAATGTCTGCCATGGGGATCCGAGTGCCCCTCCG ACAACCCACCTGGGAGGCAGAGGGGGCCTTTGCTGAGCTCAATGAGAGGCACAGCCGCTGTGACGCCAGCCGGTGCCTTTCTGCGCgaggcagagaagaggcagcagaagaggG GCCGTGGGAGCTGCTCCTGTGCTGCTCCTGTGCTGCCAGAGGCACGCACCGACGCTGCTCCGCCTTGAGGCCCACCACAGCCACGTGGGAGTGTGACGACTGTGCGGGTCTGGGCACTG cctcCAGCGCGCAGTCGGGGCCggccacctccagcagcagcagcagccaagcggcatcatcccccagctcccaggctcCTGCGAGCAGCAGCCGGGCAGGCCGGACTGGGCCAGAGCGAAGGCCAGGCCGCTCGCGGTTAAGGCGCCGCTCACAACATCCCTACAGCCGGCCCTGA
- the LOC138065832 gene encoding PHD finger protein 7-like isoform X3 has product MKRKAPDSREEACVLCRRADSDPDKYGEKRRQDGLCAHENCLYLASGLPVRGTNELGANKFLPADIRRAVKRATRKRCYVCGERGATISCRQKGCKRSFHFPCGCEDGCVSQFFGQRRSFCREHRPEQTVQVQQDGETSCVICLEPVEEQLSHHTLCPQCNDRETFLWEMSAMGIRVPLRQPTWEAEGAFAELNERHSRCDASRCLSARGREEAAEEGPWELLLCCSCAARGTHRRCSALRPTTATWECDDCAGLGTASSAQSGPATSSSSSSQAASSPSSQAPASSSRAGRTGPERRPGRSRLRRRSQHPYSRP; this is encoded by the exons ATGAAGCGCAAGGCCCCCGACTCGAGGGAGGAgg CGTGCGTGCTGTGTCGCCGGGCCGATTCCGACCCAGATAAGTATGGGGAGAAACGGCGGCAGGACGGTCTCTGCGCCCATGAGAACTGCCTG tatcttGCCAGCGGGCTCCCTGTGAGAGGCACCAACGAGCTGGGAGCCAACAAGTTCCTTCCGGCGGATATCAGGCGGGCAGTGAAGCGGGCAACTCGGAAG cgCTGCTACGTCTGTGGTGAGCGGGGAGCCACCATTAGCTGCCGGCAGAAGGGCTGCAAGCGCAGCTTCCACTTCCCCTGCGGCTGCGAAGATGGCTGCGTCTCGCAGTTCTTTGGGCAGCGCAG GTCCTTCTGCCGGGAACATCGCCCAGAACAAACAGTGCAGGTGCAGCAGGATGGGGAGACCTCCTGCGTCATTTGTCTGGAGCCCGTGGAGGAACAGCTCTCCCACCACACTCTG TGCCCACAGTGTAACGACAGGGAGACCTTCCTGTGGGAAATGTCTGCCATGGGGATCCGAGTGCCCCTCCG ACAACCCACCTGGGAGGCAGAGGGGGCCTTTGCTGAGCTCAATGAGAGGCACAGCCGCTGTGACGCCAGCCGGTGCCTTTCTGCGCgaggcagagaagaggcagcagaagaggG GCCGTGGGAGCTGCTCCTGTGCTGCTCCTGTGCTGCCAGAGGCACGCACCGACGCTGCTCCGCCTTGAGGCCCACCACAGCCACGTGGGAGTGTGACGACTGTGCGGGTCTGGGCACTG cctcCAGCGCGCAGTCGGGGCCggccacctccagcagcagcagcagccaagcggcatcatcccccagctcccaggctcCTGCGAGCAGCAGCCGGGCAGGCCGGACTGGGCCAGAGCGAAGGCCAGGCCGCTCGCGGTTAAGGCGCCGCTCACAACATCCCTACAGCCGGCCCTGA